One genomic region from Gemmatimonadota bacterium encodes:
- a CDS encoding 6-carboxytetrahydropterin synthase, translated as MPTVTVTRRLKFNAAHRVHNPALSDEENRRTFGKCNNPHGHGHNYTLDVSVAGEVDPNTGYVFDLSRLKDLVTREVVDLVDHHNLNVDVPFMHEVIPTAENMIVQMWRILEGKIRPGRLVRLVLWETENNYVEYDGH; from the coding sequence ATGCCAACGGTCACGGTCACCCGGCGACTCAAGTTCAACGCAGCGCACCGCGTCCACAATCCGGCGCTATCCGATGAGGAGAATCGTCGCACCTTCGGCAAGTGCAACAATCCGCACGGCCATGGCCACAATTACACGCTGGACGTCTCGGTAGCGGGTGAAGTGGACCCGAACACGGGCTACGTGTTCGATCTGAGCCGGCTCAAGGATCTGGTCACTCGCGAGGTGGTCGATCTGGTCGATCATCACAACCTGAACGTCGACGTTCCGTTCATGCACGAGGTGATCCCGACCGCAGAGAACATGATCGTTCAGATGTGGCGCATTCTCGAAGGAAAGATCAGGCCGGGCCGGCTGGTTCGGCTGGTACTTTGGGAGACGGAGAACAACTACGTGGAATACGATGGCCACTAA
- a CDS encoding complex I NDUFA9 subunit family protein: MFDPAASASGRGAIAEQPLALKPVPPGLGRRVVVTGAAGFVGCHTCRALAGKGWQVRALVRSAAKAAERLAHLPVEIRIGDIRDPAYLASSMDGATAVVHLAAIAIEHDGDTYESANTNATRAVIESASNARVRRFVHMSQNGSDSKSPYRFLRSKGIAQDLVTSSDLEWTVLRPSVIFGREDEFVNMLARLVRLTPFVLPLPDDGRARFQPIAVDDVAQVIAHTISDASTHQQIFPLGGSAELTLRQIAERILVAMNARRAVIGVPAAIIRPLVAALWHLVPRPPVTSELLDILALNNTVPDNALVSVFGISPAPFAPEELLYLRNITFGEALRSLFRN; the protein is encoded by the coding sequence ATGTTTGACCCAGCCGCGTCGGCCAGCGGACGCGGTGCGATCGCGGAACAGCCTCTTGCGCTGAAACCAGTCCCGCCGGGACTTGGGCGTCGCGTCGTTGTCACCGGAGCTGCCGGCTTCGTCGGCTGTCACACCTGCCGCGCTCTCGCCGGGAAAGGCTGGCAGGTCCGCGCCCTTGTTCGAAGCGCCGCCAAAGCGGCCGAGCGACTCGCCCATCTTCCAGTTGAAATCCGAATCGGTGACATTCGGGATCCTGCGTACCTCGCGTCATCGATGGACGGCGCCACAGCGGTCGTTCACCTCGCCGCCATCGCTATCGAGCACGATGGCGATACCTACGAATCGGCCAATACGAACGCAACGCGCGCCGTGATCGAATCCGCCTCGAATGCCAGGGTGCGCCGCTTCGTGCACATGTCGCAGAACGGCTCCGACAGCAAGTCGCCTTACCGATTCCTTCGAAGCAAGGGCATTGCGCAGGACCTCGTCACGTCGAGCGACCTCGAATGGACGGTACTCCGCCCGTCTGTCATCTTCGGACGCGAGGACGAGTTCGTCAACATGCTCGCTCGTCTGGTGCGCCTCACTCCATTTGTATTGCCGCTTCCGGACGATGGCCGTGCACGCTTTCAGCCGATCGCGGTCGACGATGTCGCCCAGGTCATCGCGCACACGATCAGCGATGCGTCCACGCATCAGCAGATCTTTCCACTCGGTGGCTCCGCCGAGCTGACGCTTCGTCAGATAGCCGAGCGCATTCTCGTCGCCATGAACGCCCGGCGGGCCGTAATTGGCGTGCCGGCCGCGATCATTCGGCCGCTCGTCGCAGCGCTCTGGCATCTCGTTCCCAGACCGCCCGTGACGAGCGAGCTGCTCGACATCCTTGCGTTGAACAACACCGTCCCCGACAACGCACTCGTATCGGTGTTCGGAATCAGCCCGGCGCCGTTCGCGCCGGAAGAGCTTTTGTACCTTCGCAACATCACCTTCGGGGAAGCGCTCCGGTCGTTGTTCAGGAACTAA
- a CDS encoding alanine--glyoxylate aminotransferase family protein has protein sequence MQQPEPQPGTFFFPGPTEVREDVLKAMLRQPIPHRGAEFHEIFSRIQAGMRDVFRTQRPVYVLTSSGTGGMEAAIRCAPRGRILALVNGAFGERFVKLAHECGREVDQIGFALGDVPDAEEVGKRLEAGSYSALTMIHNESSTGALADVRAIARVARESGVLTIVDSVSGVGGARLEFDAWDVDCVVSASQKALALPTGLAFAVVSENYLRAIEKVEGRGMYFDLLAFDSHARNQETPATPAVSLIFALDRQVQAIVAEGIEARWSRHEAMRSTMEQWVGRTRDALDIDISILAKEGARSPTVTAVSLPSGMVSTDLVRNVAERGYTIGTGYGVLRSATFRVGHMGDHTVAGLESCLGAVADGLRALRG, from the coding sequence GTGCAGCAACCTGAACCGCAGCCGGGTACATTTTTCTTTCCCGGCCCCACGGAAGTCAGAGAAGACGTCTTGAAGGCGATGCTGCGGCAGCCGATCCCTCACCGCGGCGCGGAGTTTCACGAGATCTTCTCGCGCATACAGGCCGGAATGCGCGACGTGTTCCGGACGCAACGGCCTGTGTATGTACTGACGTCATCCGGCACTGGCGGAATGGAGGCCGCAATACGTTGTGCGCCGCGTGGAAGAATACTGGCGCTCGTGAACGGGGCGTTCGGTGAGCGCTTCGTGAAGCTCGCGCATGAGTGTGGCCGAGAGGTGGATCAGATCGGTTTTGCGCTGGGCGATGTCCCGGACGCGGAGGAGGTCGGCAAGCGACTCGAAGCTGGATCGTACTCGGCGCTGACCATGATTCACAACGAGAGCTCCACTGGTGCGCTCGCAGACGTGCGCGCAATCGCGCGCGTCGCGCGTGAATCGGGAGTACTGACAATTGTCGACAGCGTCAGCGGAGTTGGCGGTGCGCGGCTGGAATTCGACGCGTGGGACGTGGACTGTGTCGTGAGCGCATCGCAGAAGGCGCTCGCACTACCGACAGGGCTGGCGTTCGCCGTGGTGTCGGAGAATTATCTGCGGGCGATCGAAAAAGTGGAGGGTCGTGGCATGTACTTCGATCTGCTCGCCTTCGATTCCCACGCGCGGAACCAGGAGACGCCAGCGACCCCTGCGGTGTCGCTCATCTTCGCGCTCGATCGACAGGTGCAGGCGATCGTCGCCGAAGGGATCGAGGCGCGCTGGTCCAGACATGAAGCGATGCGCTCGACCATGGAACAATGGGTGGGGCGGACGCGTGATGCGCTCGATATCGATATTTCGATACTCGCGAAGGAGGGAGCGCGGTCGCCGACCGTTACTGCGGTATCGTTACCGTCGGGAATGGTGTCGACCGATCTGGTGCGGAACGTTGCCGAGCGTGGATATACGATCGGCACCGGTTACGGAGTTTTACGATCGGCGACGTTTCGCGTCGGACATATGGGAGACCATACGGTTGCAGGACTGGAATCCTGCCTCGGGGCGGTCGCGGACGGGCTGAGAGCTTTGAGGGGTTAG
- a CDS encoding GNAT family N-acetyltransferase: MTAGFAKNFRRSPSVSGPYPATVRDVASLNSVFSGAFTDRYRKDGLVGVHVPNLSSAIWRFAIEDADGGAMLWRGERDEIVAFNMCHLSGTEGWMGPLAVTPSLQGHGIGKSVVTEGTRWLADHGAKVIGLETMPRTVDNIGFYSSLGYVPSYLTITITLDADYADSRIVQLGRLSESERTDLVTRCAELTQDISPGYDYTREINLTHALGLGDTLVLERGGTVDGFALCHTAPLVEGRGRDELRVLKLACRAESDVDVLATQLADYARRSGTRRVAIRMQGAYGALYAQLIRRGARVRWTDLRMTLADRPEPAHAGVILSNWEI, encoded by the coding sequence GTGACGGCTGGATTCGCGAAGAACTTCAGACGCTCGCCGAGCGTGTCGGGACCGTATCCTGCGACCGTGCGGGACGTCGCAAGCCTGAACTCAGTGTTCAGCGGCGCCTTCACCGACCGATACCGCAAGGACGGGCTGGTCGGTGTTCACGTTCCGAATCTCAGCTCCGCGATCTGGCGGTTCGCGATCGAGGACGCTGACGGCGGCGCAATGCTATGGCGCGGAGAGCGCGATGAAATCGTCGCCTTCAACATGTGTCATCTGTCTGGCACGGAAGGCTGGATGGGTCCCCTCGCCGTGACTCCGTCTCTCCAGGGCCACGGTATCGGCAAGAGCGTAGTCACCGAGGGGACAAGGTGGCTCGCTGATCACGGCGCGAAAGTTATCGGTCTCGAAACCATGCCCCGGACGGTCGACAACATCGGCTTCTACTCGTCGCTGGGCTACGTTCCATCCTATCTCACGATCACCATCACGCTGGACGCGGATTACGCGGACAGCAGAATCGTGCAGCTGGGGCGTCTGTCCGAGAGCGAGCGGACCGATCTCGTCACGAGATGCGCAGAACTCACGCAGGACATATCGCCGGGATACGATTACACGCGCGAGATCAACCTGACTCACGCGCTCGGACTGGGAGATACGCTCGTCCTGGAGCGCGGCGGCACGGTCGATGGTTTTGCATTGTGTCACACAGCGCCGCTTGTCGAAGGTCGGGGCAGGGACGAGCTGCGTGTTTTGAAGCTTGCGTGCCGCGCCGAAAGTGACGTCGACGTACTCGCGACCCAACTCGCGGATTATGCACGCAGATCCGGGACGCGTCGGGTGGCCATCAGAATGCAGGGCGCCTACGGCGCTTTGTATGCACAGCTCATTCGTCGGGGAGCGCGCGTTCGATGGACCGACCTTCGCATGACGCTCGCCGATCGTCCGGAGCCGGCGCACGCCGGTGTCATCCTGTCGAACTGGGAGATCTGA